The sequence below is a genomic window from Oncorhynchus nerka isolate Pitt River linkage group LG7, Oner_Uvic_2.0, whole genome shotgun sequence.
TGTCCCAGTTCATTTACTAAAGTGTCCCACTAACACTGAAAGCCATGCTTTAACAAACGTATGGGTCTGGTGTTCTTTTAGTGGTTGTAGCATCCACTgaataatacattttcaagttgtTTGATCATAAACATTTAGATAAGACCTTAATTGAAATTAGCATCACTAGAGTAGGGGTAAACTGATTTTGATCGTCTTCATAGCTATCTACCAAAAAGTGTCCCACTCATGCATACTTCACCctaaaccaaattccaattccaaaACTGAAATAACTGGTCCTCTAAATTATTTTGTAGCTTATTCATGTTTATGTTCTATCCTAACAGGACAAGAGAGGTGGGGATATATTTAgtgtagcctatagcctaatgTTAAGGCTATTATATTACAAAGTGGCTTCAAACAGGCTGTCTTAAGTAGCCTACAAAGTATTTTACTCTATTTTATATTTTGTATATTTTAATGTTTCACTGCACTGCTTTTATTAATTGAAAACATTTACATAACATTGTCCACCAAACTATACATACATGCAGGCAAATTCACTGCATTACACATGCATGGTGAGGATGATACATTTTAAAATCAATGTTATTTGCAACAATGTTTCGACATTTCAGAACACGACGCTTTGCGGTCATCTTGAGCTGCAGACGGCAGTCTGTCGCTACGGCAACTACACATTCGCCAATGATTGGCTCTCACCCTTCCGGAAAGCAGTATGCCATGGGAGTgtttgtcactagttaccacagccacaaagtaaaaatggttgaaaacaaaaatgtgctttttgatATTAATTTAAGGTTAGACGTGAGGTTATCAGTGTGGGTAATGTTGGGGTTAAGGTTtgttttaaaatcagattttaagaagatacattttagaaataggcggggtttagCCTTAATGATCCccttgtggctgtggtaactagtgacgaccccaTGGGGGTCTGGGAAGTGATTAGCATTGTGATGAATTGATAAAAGGCTTTGTCTGGGGTTTTATATTTTCACAAATATTTTATGTTTATGAGAAATGAACACATAACGGTTTGTTGGGGACATGGCTGAGAAATTTGATAACCTCGAGGAGCATCTCGAGAAGTTCGTTGAAAATATTCGACAGATGGGAATTATCGTTAGCGACTTTcaacctagcagtcaaacaggaCTCAACCAAAAACTGTAAGTGAtgccagttagctagctaggtgtTTCTAGTATTACTAGCCATCATAGCTAGCCACTTAAAGATGTTACTACTAACTCCCCAAGTTATCAATACACGAGTTGTTTACAAAAGTAAAATTATGGTTAACCAATGCTAGCTAGCCTCCACATAGTTAAGTTAGTTAGCTACGTTGATAGCTAGTTAGTACAGTCAATGTCatagaccagggatgggcaactccagtcctgggGGCCGGAGTGGTGTCACACTTTATAAAAAGCGGAAGATCATAATTAGTTTATTTAAATGGAGTCAGGCGTGttagttaaatgtaaatgtaaatgttagttGGAAGTGGGGAAAAAGTGACACCAGCCCCCCGAGGACTAAAGTTGCACATCGCGGTCATAGACACACAAAAGGGTATAAAAGACTGTACATATTATTTTCTTTAacgtttatttaactagacaagtcagttaagaacaaattattatttacaatgactgcctaccaaaaggcaaaaggtctCCTGTAGGGACAGGGACTGGGATTAAAAAACGCAtcacaagagagacaccacaacactacataaagagagacctaagacaacatagcgtgatagcaacacatgacaacaacatagtaGCAGCAACATAACATGACAGCAGCAGAAAACATGGTACGAACatcattgggcacagacaacagcacaaagggcaagaaggtagaaacaacaatacataacgcaaagcagccacaactgtcagtaagagtgtccatgattgagtctttgaatgaagagtgaaaactgtccagtttgagtgtttgttgcagcaggttccagtcgctagctgcagtcaACTGAAAAGCGGAGCGACCCAGAGATATGTGTGCTTTGGTGACCTTCAACAGAATGTGGCTGTCAGAAcaggtggaggatgagggctgcagtaggtatctccttgcatacagagatgaccagtttacagactAGGTTAAACGCTGACAGTCATGTTGAGGTAGTAAGTTAGTTGTATGGTAGTTGTGGTTGATGATTTTGCCTGCTAGTTGTTGAAACTTCTCTACTCCTGTGCATTTCAGAAACTACATGATCACGGGACTGCAGGACATTGAGAAATGTCGCCAGCAGCTACATGAGATTAACGTTCCTCTCGAGGCTTTTGAGTGAGTAGATGTTCCAACTTAAACATACACTTTCCATGTCTAGATCTGTAGTTTACTTTTGAAAGCCTGGGGAAGTTCTCAGGAAGATGATGGAAACTAGTGACACTAGGGTTGGACGATTTTACCAACGAGCACACAGCAGGGCGTCATGCCAATTGGCCTATTCCCTTTTCCCCATAGCCTAAATGTTCAATACATATAAGGTAGTTAGAATATTAACATAAGGCAAGAGGACAATGTAGATTGTACAAAGAGAGGAGAGATCCAAAGCAGTGCAAATTGTAAGACAGTGCCTACTGtgatcccccccccctccaatgTCTGATGATCATGGGCCTTTTACAGCGGACACTCCGTCGTCTGGCTTATTGTTTTAAAATCGTCAtttccctttttctccccaatccCCATTCGATTTGAATTTGACTTGTTGGCTTAGGCATAACCTACTCTTTCATAATTATCCATCAAATTAATCTATAGGCCTAACAGTGTTCCTACTCAGACATTTGTTTGAAAATAGCCTAAATAAAAACATAATATAgttatgagagagagatggactaaTCGAATAGGAAGTATAAACACACATGGTACGTTTCTGCGTTACTTGACCAAAGTGTTGGCAAAGTAAATTGTGCCGTCAGAAAATCCCTCCTTGCAATCCAAACAGCCAATAATATATGCCAGCACACAGGCTACTGTCAATAAGTTGCAGTAAATGTTACTTTGACAAGTTAAAATGATAAACTAATATTTGTAATATTGTCAGTGTTTATTATAGTAATATTGTCAGTGTTTATTATAGTAATATTGTCAGTGTTTATTATAGTAATATTGTCCGTGTTTATTAATGTCCCGCACAACAGGCAATCGGTCATATGCTCCCGCAGCAGCACTTTCAAAAAGCGCGACCAATAAATGAATTAATGATGAGTCGGTGTCTGAGTTGTCTCAAACATTATTTTCAATAACTTATGAATTGTGCATTCATGTAAAAGataaacaaatgattatttagcacaaaatcaaaatgtattagtcacatacatgtttagcagatgttattgcgggtttaGCGTAGTGTTTGTGtctttagctccaacagtgcagtaatatctaacaatttcacaacaatacacacatctaagtagaggaatggaattaagaatctATAAATAtgtggacgagcaatgtcagagcggcatagactaagatacagtagaatagaatacagtatgagatgagtaatgtaaaatatgtaaacattattaaagtgactagtgttctatttattaaagtggccagtgatttcaagtctatgtatataggcagcagcctctaatgtgttactgatggctatttaacagtctgatggccttgagatagaagcagtttttcagtcttccggtcccagttttgatgcacctgtactgacccctgccttctggatgatagtggggtgaacggGCAGTTGCTCGGAGGTTTAATGTCCTTGATGATTTTCCCTTCCTGTACACATCTGTTGCtttagatgtcctggagggcgggtagtttgcccccagggATGcgtggagagccctgcggttgtgagcggtgcagttgctgtaccaggtggtgatacagcccggcaggatgctctcaattatgcatctgtaaaagtttttaaggggttttaggtgccaagacacatttcttcagcctcctgaggttgaagaggcgctgttgcaccttctcaccacactgtctgtgtggatggaccatttcagtttgccagtgatgtgtatgcagaggaacttggagctttccaccttctccactgcggtcccatcaATTTGGattaggggggtgctccctcagcTGTTTCCGAAGTCTACAATCATCTCCATTTTTTTGTttatgttgagtgagaggttatttcccTGGCATCACACTCTCAGAGCCCttacctcttccctgtaggctgtttcgtcattgttggtaatcaaacctactactgttgtgtcatctgcaaacttgatgatcgagTTAGAGGTGTGCGttgccacacagtcatgggtgaacagggaatacagaagggggctgagcacgcacccttgtggggccccagtgttgaggatcagcgaagtggaggtgttgtttcctaccctcaccacctgggggtgaatTGTCAGGTCCAGGACCCAGGGCCTTGAGTTTATTGATGatattggagggtactatggtgttgaatgcagagctgtagtcaatgagcagCATTCTTACATTggtattcctcttatccagatgggatagggcagtgtgcagtgcgatggcgattgcatcgtgttaaatgtcttactcacgtcggtcacggagaaggagagcccacaggcctTGGTATCTGGCTGCGTCGGTGGcattgtgttatcctcaaagcgggtgaaaaaggtgtttagcttgtctggaagcaagacgtcagtgtccgcaacatggctggttttctttttgtagtccgtgattgtctgtagaccctgccacataagtCTTGTgtttgagctgttgaattgcgactccactttgtccctatactgacgttttgcctgtaaCATTCTTTCTAGCACTTGAATGAACATTGGCTTAggccaggggtccccaaactttttcctgtgagggccacataacttttcccttctctgatggggggccggtgtcagtttgtaacagaaaaagtgtgacgatcgtaggggagcttaaaaaattgattgttttccagaaagccacacataaccaaataaccctttccaggttctttacagaaaaaaagtcaggaaacaaataataacactattaatgaaataaataataactaaataaccctctctgagttcttcacagaaaaaacaggaaataaataataactaaataactctctctgggttcttcatagaaaaaaaagccatggaacattaactttctgtcgtgccatgcacaatcttaacagataaaagttcagctcagttgtcagagcagaatctctctgacacatatgagcagtctcttaaagttcttgtgttccttccttataatccttttgtaggttccagtaggcttgtagacaccgctgtttgcagctctctctcatcaacttccctgtgaaaaccacaaaagaagcaggttgagaaactgaactaagtgatacagcacctacacagcacaatacatttcactaccagtatggttgtaaagatggattttatcccagtagattttattatgattatatttgtttatgctcagaatgactcattcaagtcagaaaagtgagcttacctatgtatgttcatcagtgtgaactgtgggcctgcatctggctggtgagaagttgaatatcaggttccattctagttacagccagtctcaagcactgatgcaaatgttcatctgtcaatcttgatctcatcggggttttcagcagtttcatgcgagaaaggttttctcgcagatatacgtgctgccaaaaactgtggacattttcattgcgtgtttttttgatgtttggatatgtgtcgtttgggagggcggcatagaagtcaatgagactgttgggcttgaatgcgtctttcagaacatcacagttctgtaactcagccaactcaaactgatatgaaggctgggcttcatcaatgtcggcaacaaaggggttctgaaaaagacggatttcttttgcatgaacatgtagttcactgaatcgcacaccgaactccgccttcagcatttccagtgcttccacgcacttttcagctgggaacgggaccgctgggttctctgtcgacaggttttgggtagcaggaagatggacgaagttgcgcttttcacttgttccaaaagcagcgctaatttcacctcaaatgcttttatgtgtgaatacatgtcgcaaatgagtttccccgccttgtagctgcaagttaaggctgttaagtatttctgtcacgtctgttaaaaatgcgaggtgccatttccattctgggtcgatcagctctgggaccgttttctcttttaaatgaagaaatgcgttaatttgggtagcagctcgtaaaacgcctcaaaactctgccccggctcagccatcggacctctgtgtagtacagcacatctccgtgcgtagactcagttcagacaggaattcttggaactgcctgtgtttaagtccctttgctctgatgaagtttatgcacgacaccacaaccttcattacagaatcccacttcaacactttgcagcacagtgcttgctggtgaattaggcagtggactcgtagcgggcggtgagacccctttttccaactcccggttcatgcgtcctattagaccgcgagtttcgcccaccatgctaggagccccgtcagtcgtgatgctagctagctttgaccagtccaggtccaacctctccatggtttggcacactttgtcaaaaatatcctctcccgttgtagtccctttgagactttggagggctgccagctcctcgcatatctcaaagtttgcgctaactccacaaataaaaatgagcagttgcgctgtgtcttgcacgtccgtgctctcatccagtgctaatgaaaaaagtcaaattctttcgtcttctgctgcagctgggcatatacattactcccgatttcttcaacgcgtctggtgattgtactcgccgacagacttacggcattaaatgcatctttcttctcgggacacacctcctccgcgacagcatccatacatttcttaacaaactctccgtcagtgaaaggcttaccgcttcttgctatcagtttagcaacccgaaagctggcccgaacggatgcctggttcagctgagcttggcgtacaaatgtattctgctgagatagtagtccactttttagctttgagagtttgtctgctcgtatttggccttgcaagctatcgtacttgtctttgtgacgggattcatagtgtcggcgaagattgtattctttgaataccgccaccgtctcttgacagatgagacaaacagccttttctttgcattgaacaaaaaaaaaattgtttgtccactgcaggttaaataccctgcattctgaatcaatttttctcttacctaaccttttcgccattattccgttctctctttgacagggccgggcctaggattttttttctggaggccaaataggaaaaaaattcgatagcgtctctggtattgttcagagggccgggccaaatgtgctgacgggccgtagtttggtgaccactggctTAGGCTAAAAATGAATAAGTCTATTATCTTTAGGCTATGCCTTTTTCCCTATCAAACGGTACAAATCCTAAATATACACCTTTTTTTCTccgccatctacacacaataccccataatgacagtgagaacatgtttttagatttaaaaaaaaaaaaatgtattgaaaatgaaatatctaatttacataagtattcacacccctgtgtcaatacatgttagaatcaactttggcagcgattacagttgagtctttctgggtaagtctctaagagctttgcacacctgcatTGTGcgttatttgcacattattcattAAACaatttttcaagctctgtcaagttgatcgttgttagacagccattttcacgTCTTGCCTTATAGTTTCAAGCCAATTTtaagtgttttaggttattgtcctgctgaaagatgaatttcTCACAGTGTGTTGGAAAAtggactgaaccaggttttcttctaggGTTTTCCCTTTACTTAGATCTATTCAGTTTCTTTTTATTTTAAACTCCCTAgttcttgccgatgacaagcatatccataacatgatgtagccgacgatcatgcttgaaaatataacaTGTGATACTcggtgttgtgttggatttgcccccaaacataactctttgtattcaggacatcaAGTTCaattctttgccacattttttgcagttttactttagtgccttattgcaaacggGATGCATGTTATGAATAATTGTATTATGTACAAGCTTCCTTGTCATTcttagtattgtggaataactacagtttcctcagttttctcctatcacacccATAATACTTTAacttttttaaagtcaccattggcctcacagTGAAATCCttaagcggtttccttcctctctggcaactgtcgtatctttggctatgccggattaagtgatatgacatgctattctataaaataatttatctgtaattaatattaccttaTTTAAGCTAATCAGGTagataattaactagaaagtcggggcaccactaaataatgtttatagagctgttatctaccgaataaactcttaaagacctagtcatCTTTTACGTCAGTAGCAGTCTATTTAATCCTCACCTTatttagtctcatctgaaagttgtaaattcttggttatcttcacaaaccctggctaacaagttgaatcagcaatacaacatttggtttaattatgaataagagttcaaagttcataccaagttgccattctatatgctcatgctatattctggctggtatagtcgaaATTCATCCTTCCGGTATGTAGGTCGTCACCTTCACATTGAAATTCAATGCTAATTTCATTAGGTTCTAAGGTTGACTTAGTTCCTTAGGTGGTCTTTGTCCTTTCAACGTTGGGACCTCAAGTACACACGTCCTTGGAACATCTTATTATCTGAGCCCTTTTAACGTAGGTCTGTCACCCTAACGTCCTCGCAACAGAAAGTTACATTTACGTCAAAAGCTTTATATAtcggaggggagagaagggcgtgtttcatagtttataaccaatgtctgttcacatgggtAGGGCCACTGAGTTGAGCCCTAGTTCActcatgaaaacccaattctctcatttggaagctaaaattacatttaatcttttcacaaatagtttcatatttaaacgtTTAAATTGcgcaacaattccatgtgaatctgacaACTCGAATGTGTAGattttccaagatacagtttgtcgtcctatcatcagtaataatgtctcagacgCCAACTGATCTGGCATCAAATTCATTtagtaccaacgcatattttcagctggttggattaccgaaacATGGTTCCATTCCCATCTTTTGATGTCACCAGATTCTCTCTCAATGTTAACCAAGGGATTTTCAATAGTCACAtcggtagagtagagagaggaaaaaggggaaaggtatttatggggggtcataaacctcccccACTCAGGCCAACTTCATGACAcaactaagttaggaaggacgcctgtatctttgtagtaactGAGTGTATTTATAGACCTTCGAAATTGTCATCtagtaacttcaccatgctcagatatattcaatgtctgctttttaagaTGTTTATCCATCTActaataggtgccctttgcgagtcattggaaaacctccctggtctttgtggttggatcaGTGTTTGAAATTCAGTGCTCAATTGAGATGCCTTACACATAATTGTAAGTgtggggtagagagatgaggaagtcaTAAAAAAAacctgttaaacactattattgcacacagagtgagtccatgcaatttattatgtggcttgttaagcaaatgtttactcctgaactcattaggcttgccataacaaaggggttgaatacttgactcAATACATTTAAGCTTTTGATTTGTTATTAGTTTGTAAACGTTTccaaaaacacaattccactttgacattatggggtattgtgtataggccagtgacacaaaatctcaattgtaatcaattttgaatgtggaaaaagtcaaggggtatgaatactttctgaaagctgTTAAATAGCCTAAACAAAATAAGTATGAAAATAACATACacacaaaaactgttttttagatttGTTTTGCTAATATAGCTATATCTCAAATGCAATTACATTTACCCAGATattcagactagaggtcgaccgattaatcggaacggtatttttgggcgccgatttgccgactttttaaaaattatttgtatttatttattatgtattatttttttttaatatattttttttacaccttttatttaatctttatttaactaggcaagtcggttaagaacacattcttattttcaatgacggcttaggaacagtgggttaactgccttgtttaggggcagaacgacagattttcaccttgtcagctcgggggatccaatcttgcaaccataactagtccaacgcaataacgacctgcctctttctcgttgcactccacaaggaggctGCCTGTtatgcaaatgcagtaagccaaggtaagttgctagctagcattaaacttctaAAAAACAattaatcataatcactagttaactacacatggttgatgctattactagatattatctagcgtgtcctaaattgcatataatctgactgagcatacaagtatctgactgagcggtggtaggcagaagcaggcgcgtaaacattcattcaaacagcactttcgtgcgttttgccagcagctcttcattgtcAAGGATGactaagcctatcaactcccgagatgatgaggctcgtgtaaccgaagtgaaatggctagctagttagcgcacgctaattgtcgatgtgttcctggttcgagcccagggaggagcgaggagagggacggaagctatactgttacactggcattctcatgttctgagcaaggacctgaaacgttagctttcttacatggcacatattttacatggaacatattgcacttttactttcttctccaacattttgtttttgcattatttaaaacaaattgaacatgtttcattatttatttgaggctaaattgattttattgatgtattatattaagttaaaataactgttcattcagtattgttgtaattgtcattattacaaataaataaat
It includes:
- the LOC115131399 gene encoding mediator of RNA polymerase II transcription subunit 10, producing the protein MAEKFDNLEEHLEKFVENIRQMGIIVSDFQPSSQTGLNQKLNYMITGLQDIEKCRQQLHEINVPLEAFEYIDQGRNPQLYTKECLERALAKNEQVKGKIDTMTKFKSLLISELGKVFPEEMTKYKAIHGDDPPS